atatatacatatctatatacacataattgttcgtgaatcgtcgaacacggtcaaagggtaattgattacatgaatgtagttctaaactttttgagattcaacattacaaattctgcttatcgtgtcagaaacatataaaggttaagtttaaatttggtcagaaatttccgagtcgtcacagtacctacccgttaaagaaatttcgtcccgaaatttgatcgagggcgtcatggctaactataaaaatgttttcatgacgaatatgagttgataaatagagttttatcatcattgagtaatatagataaaacaatttgattacgcgaagagtataagtgaagctatcgcaagagagtgaaatgagtaaacgtatattcgttttaaccgatgacgtagttatgattgattttcggaattcttgggatttaaagaaaatctttgcaataagatttggttcttcggcgattaaggaaatcaagatcttctttgattaaatgcgataatctgtctcgatttctctgtctgatattttactataattctacccctttcgtttctttatttccacagctcataccttctagtctttctccccaattaaTACTTTAAAGcagtcgttaatatgcttcatccagtattgattcttgatatacttttaactttcatatctgtcattcttctttttcatctaccaccggaggaagttattttcttctaccattaccttggggttattgtgtttttcattcccccgtgtctttatattgctatacgcatttatatacacggtttgtaatttcggggttgttatcgggatttatattctccattatatttcggagcttcatgctttcattttctcttcccgatcttaagtcaagcggataatagtccagaattcgtagatatgaatttttggatgaacatagttaatgttccaagaagaaaatcgtaatggcacgatcttgatttggcaaattaccagaatatccaaaaatatagagctatcaagatgatatgttcttaatatgtttgaaaattgggtagaatgtaagattcgtgtaaacagtacatgatgacggtatgttctgtgaatcatcacgttccattagaaactcagcatgactcactgtaatataatcacgttgatcaagtgtcattatattatactaactcatgcttcagttcccaacactacttcaaaaacattcctattttaaattcaatttttttttttaaatttagaaactaacacagtttctttttatgttgtaacgcagatattgcgaagagataaaagatatcggataagaatagttgtgaaaatatcttcaggaatatcgaagatattataataaaagatacgataatatggatgatgaagaagatttgtctatgaaggtttagaataagaagtaaggtgtttgctaacgatttcagtagacactgaatcatttggatcctttgacggtaggtttagtctttgtgatttgtccacagcctccttcatggtctgctcaatccgttttccagtttcaaaccttctctttttctcagctttaccaccatactattctttatcatcaaacttttgactgttaaagtcatttacagtttttgctgcttcatcagcatttttccaatttcggagaactagttcatagtttgggatgtttttcagaaaattcacattcgaagtatgtaagtctaggagatagacgttatatgtataacttttgacgtaaaattgtcgcgaaattcaaaatactgattgctaattcccagtagttggtgtgacaattattgttacaagatgtaggtgagtacatgatggggttttaatgaataagtatagtggcttttcggagaggcttaagtcgaaggttaatgaagttgttgataagtttactgctaatgtggcgagatatgaaaggttccccggtaacaatgattaaggggtaattgttataataaggtttattcgtataaacaaatgaaggtgatttgctggagctgtgacaaaactgtctattttagaaagagattgaaaaattatatttggtaataaatatcaaaggatctgacacggatacgtgttaaactataactttggtttcgagagcttttcagatgcatgacagtgggtaatatgtggttggatcatcatctcgcatgtctttaggaatttcgaagtgtttgaacacatattgtaattgttaatatgcatatgatgttctaagattttgaatgatacaaatatttttatgagttccatgaatagaaatgaggttctaggacagttttgaagtcaaagtatagttttgaaagatgtaggaatctaagagtgatgctttcggttatatcttgaatcgaattctgagatttcaaaatcagaatatgtaattagattttgaatgagtatggttgttttgatttctataaaagaatgtatattgttgtgaaagtagagagtataatggattatttgctgaatcagattcgaagaatgtaacatattaattgtgaatttatatatctctcgggtattacctacccgttaaaaaaaatttcaaaattaatattttatacaaaagaattttattacagtctttatggaaatatatatgtgtatatttcttcagatgtaatattgatttaatgagttaatattaaattaaactcatttgatttatggttaaggctaagatagataatttctaaactttagaaattacataatcgctgtagaatgtttccccaatgaagttatgaatcaatacttcatcgttgtggtattccttggtatctacatggcgtatgacgtcgatgctcgtgggatagcttgtgaagttgaggtttgcgatgcggttgttgttggtggtggtaatagtactgttgatgttgttgatggtggtactggttgtgctgctggtgctactgctggtgtttgtaacctttgcaccatattctccaaagccactacccgagcgcgaagctcgttaacttcttctattacaccggggtgattgtcggttcggacgagcggataaataagatctagaatttggtgtagtatataatcatgacgagatactctggaaatgagagagaaaatggtgtttcggacaggttcgaaggtaagtgcttcaggttcattgccaagagggcaatgtggtggatgaaagggatcgccttcttcttgtctccaatggttaagtagattacgaacccatctcttattcatccagaatagatgatggctaattggttgatccattccggtcacgctgctttcggagctcatgtggaaatccatatcggcatagctgtcggaatccgaggaactcgaactggttgagggatccatcttgtatgatcagggaaagaatttttttggtaagaaatagattgtagaatttagatttggtattcttcaatatataatttacatatgtatatataataccaaaatcccataaattacggaggaatctttaaaagatgtcagtcaaagttcacagtaacagatatgctaagataagaattcgtctatacactattatgcaataaacataggaaaacgtgtctagacttaagaatgataagcaggtaatttcctaagaatggtaagtagatgatttccgactaaaaatgataagcaaaacttttgacatgcagacacggtcgaagtccagactcactaatgcatcttaacaactatcagttagacacactaatgcaagacctggttcactaagaccaccgctctgataccaaatgaaaggatccgttcatatacattataaacgattcacaatagttgattacatcgcgaggtatttgacctctatatgatacattttacaaacattgcattcgtttttaaaagacaaactttctttacatcaaaaattgacggcatgcataccatttcatattacatccaactataattgacttaatattaatcttgatgaattcaacgactcgaatgcaacgtctttcaaagtatgtcttgaatgactccaagtaatatccttaaaatgagctaatgcacagcggaagaattctttaatacctgagaataaacatgctttaaagtgtcaaccaaaaagttggtgagttcattagtttatcataatccatcatttctgtaatagtaatagaccacaagatttcagtttctataaatatccgtacactcgcaagtgtataaaagtattctataagttgtaggcacccggtaacaagctttaacgttcatgttttaccctctgaagtacaccagatcaggtgtgtttaaaataacctcgaagtactaaagcatcccatagtcaggatggggtttgtcagacccaatagatctatctttaggattcgcgcctaccgtacatagacaagtagtttaatgttaccaagctaagggtatatttctggtttaaacccacatagaattagttttagtacttgtgcctatttcgtaaaacatttataaatcagcgcatgtattctcagcccaaaaatatatataaaaagggagcaaatgaaactcacaatactgtatttcgtagcaattatgtatatgacggcactgaacaagtgcagtgtttgtctcggattcacgaacctatattaagtatatatatttatatgttggtcaatatctgtctaacaatttaggtcaagtcgtagtgtatcacaatcctaatgctcgagaccgacatgcaaaagtcaacaaaagtcaacttgacccaaaatgacttccaaaatctatacatgtttattatataacttatatatagtagttttatatatttaaatatatttatcagatcttattatactaaataatacaagtcatttattaataaataaaaatttatattaaaattcatatatgataaaaatatacttttatatatctcaaataataaaatttataaaattcacttaatatcataaaaatatagtggtatgtattattaatgtaattacattacgtgtggtaaaaatatctttgtacgcatatttatttgataaaataatattgataataataataatgataaaaataataaaatgatagtttcaataaaaatattaatttttagtaataaagataattttagtaataacatcaactgataacagttataataatcgttttaataataacattaaaattaatgataattcagttaaccatatcttttaatccgttcatcgaaaccacacgatttctaaatgaaaagttattaatttttttcttcagattttcaacgacatgcatatcatataacttatctcagtagcatatgtatcaaattcgtgatttatcataaactatttaacgacgaaactaagcatacaaatatgcataatcatatatactcgagcactagtcagggatacactattaatatataaaagataagatatgaatgctcacgtatcattattgtgattcaatattgcaggaaagtacgtagacgcaacgaaaatgataaacgttaggttgacctcacgagcaataccctcgatcaatacccataaccttcatagctataacccataatttccttagctctatcccatttgaaaacttattttgaaatcgtctgaatataactccgtcgtagtattttatgtacactaataatatcttgaaataatactaagtaaatatatatatatatatatatgtaattcgattgagagagtttagagaaatatattttcaagtttctatgaaataatgaaacctattgaattctatttataatagatttttgaattattaaagtgaattattaaagtatgaattattaaagtgaattattaaagtatgaattattaaagtgaattattaaagtatgaattattaaagtgaattattaaagtatgaattattaaagtgaattattaaagtatgaattattaaagtgaattattaaagtatgaattattaaagtgaattattaaagtatgaattattaaagtatgaattattaaagttaaagcaaagtaaaagtaaagtaaaggtaaagttaaagtatagtaaaagtataaaactatgtacgtataatacgcgtataaaaatatatataatattaatttaaatcgttatatatatatatatatatatatatatatatatttaataaaataaaatataaatattgttatctttatcatactggttaagtaatgagttgtaaaaaaaaaaatagatttcttaaatcacagtggacctcataacataggcccgtaatcatatcataatgtatctgataattcaatcatttgatattatctcttaattcagtcgataaatatatcgaaacaaatatgtttatgtaaagtatcatatatctaatactgtgttaatgttttcagttaatattatatattatatatacatatctatatacacataattgttcgtgaatcgtcgaacacggtcaaagggtaattgattgcatgaatgtagttctaaactttttgagattcaacattacaaattctgcttatcgtgtcagaaacatataaaggttaagtttaaatttggtcagaaatttccgagtcgtcacacagACAATATATTTGAAACATATTTTCAACGTCAAAAAAGTATTAAAAATACTTTTCGCACAAGATTCATGCCAAAGCCCATTTAATCTATTTTTGACATAAACCCTAAATTCACTATTTAAAATAAAATCATCCAAACAAGTTATACatataatatagaatatatatagtcTATAGCGATCATCAATTTTATCATACAACCATCAATCCACAAGATCTAATCATTTACTCCTATTGGTTACAAACTTCATAAAAAACATGTTAGAACATAATATATAACATATTTAAGCCTCAACAATTACCAATTTTACTAAAAACAATAAATAACTTGATTCAATCCGTTGTcctaattataataaaatttataaaaactcaaAACATAAATCGTGAAACAAATCCATAATAATTTAGACACAATTTATACCTGATCTTAAATTTGTTGGTTCGCAGCAAACGATTAAGACCAAATCCTTCAAATATTAAAATAACAAAAAGGATGCTACCGGTTGCTTCTTGTTTCTAATATTAAAATAAGGATAAACAAAAAGGGGCAGGATATATGCCTTAATCGGTTAGTCCCTGTGGCGATCCAATTATACATAAAGCATGGTACATGCTTGATTTTAATTAGAGAATCAAATGAAGACAGTAGAGATAAGGGTGAGTTTGGTTCGGTTACTACAAAGAAAAGAACACAAACAAACAAGCACACAAGAGCTAATTAAAGCAAATGAAATGTTATCATAACCTACCCATAATAATTATTTGGTATTTAATATGAGCTTTATCCACTATCTAAAACACAATGCTCATGTTAGGCAGTCCTGACGGAGTCTAATTTAATCAAACATATATTTTCTGTAACCATCGTCTCAAAAGAATTCATTTGTCCACTTAATAAATACTCCACTCATAATCTATTATTTCACTTTTATATTTAGTCATTATTATTTAAccataatttaaatatcatatttaaatcgtataataaaaataatattatttattcgtTTCATCTAGGCCATGAATCTGGGTGTTACAGATGGCAATGGTCACCCGATCCAATGGATATCCATCTGATTCACCcggttcgtgatggatatggataatCTAAATGGATATgcatacggatatggatgaagctaatggatatggatatggatgaaaaatatcatccacggatatattcattaccacccgaaatacatatataaatacataaatatagatatatgcaaaCACATTTACTATTACATATGCATTTACTGTCACACATACATTTTGCTTCGAACCATATAATGAATAAACTATGTATGCATTTACCATCAcccatatattacaataaaacacccATATCTTAGCAAATAAATATACAAACTACACGTTTAGTTTGTCATAGTTTATGTTAAATAGTATATTTCACGAACTGTGTtgtatcttcgacaaagattacacgttatatatatgtttgttatattacatttttatttatataacataTTCGGAAATTTTATAACACTTTTTtaaatatccattggatattcatTAACCCccttaatccattggatatggatatggatggatgaaaaaaattaaatggatatggatatggatatggatgaataaaaactaaatggatatggatatggatacggcatcacccgatccatatccgatccattgctatCCCTAATTGTTGGTGTCTGACTTACAAACTATTATTAATCATGTCTATAGAGAGTATATACAATGCAACTTAAAAAATAGTAGATATCTTCGTTGACATATTAACATTCTCAGCCTTAATGAGATCTTAGCTAACCCGATTATCCAACCATTCATTAATATCAAAATACTAAAACTTGGACCaaatcgtgcaacgcacgggctttgCCCAATAGTATTTTAAAGTTAATCAAGTTCTAGTTAACATAACTTAAGTATTAAAAGCTTAGACTTTTTTGTATATTAATTAAAATGAACTATATGTTGATTCCATATGAGGACGTTACTTTTTAATTTGTAAAATATCCTTAACAATATATCAATCGATTTATGTAAAATTGAATAACACGAATCACAATACTTCAAATAATCAACAAGATTACAAGATTCAAACCAAAACTCAATCCAGAAACTAATTACAATCAATCTACAGCAACTATCAACTGTATTCTATAAAGATGAAATACAGGAACACAATCAAGCCACAAGATGTGGAATGATTCAAATCACTCAAAGAGGAAAAGATTGAAATAATCTGGAGAAGAGAGTAAAACGATTTTGAGAGCACAATACGATCGAATAATTGAGTTGTTCAAACCTCAATCTGACATCTCTTCCTTTTTTATATCAGCAGATATAAACTTTGGCAAAATGGCAGTAAAGACCCCTCAACTCTTCAAGTTGGAAGAACCAACACAAAACTTATATAGAAATGAAATCCAATAAATTATACAGGCTTCTTAAGCTGCTACACTTCTTAGACTATAAGCATAACTTGATCAAATTCATAACTGCAACTAGAATAGCTTTACGATCAACTGTAGTACAACAACTTGTAAACCTGTAAAACATTCTAGAACAAACCGCAAGTAAGAACAAATTAATATCAaaaggtttcaaaataagtttgttaTAATGTATCATTTTGAATAATTTACTTACGTTATTTAATTGTATCCGGGGGTGGGATTGTACTATACTAACAATTTTGATCCTGGGTGATTGAGTTTGCGTCGATTTTCTTCGGGGTGTATATGTTTTAGTGTGTGTACATGTTTAGTGTGTGTATATGTTTAGTGATTATGTTGTAATAGTGCATCTGCAAGCTGTGATGCTTCTTTGTGTGTATTCGGAGGTGACGTTGGTGGCTTTTGTTTTGCCCCTCATCTCCACTCTCATTTAAATTTGTATATAACAAGCAATTGGTCCACCGCGCGATGCTGCGGTAAACTTAAGAATTTAGAAAAGTCACAGGTTATCGCAAAAAGTTGCTGGTTGTTACATACAAAAGGTTATTATATGAGTTTGCATACATTGCATAATCACATGCTCTTTTTGATCTTGAAATGTCTTTCCTGCACTTGTAGTTAGCGAAAGTTGTCCAACATGACTGTAACATCCGGAATATattaacacaatttaataaggcacccTAAAACATAGTAGCCCGAGATATTTAGCCTTTTTTGAAAAGCGTCCATTTTGTGTATAGGTAGTTgctttgtgttcgtaaaattatttcgagttgaaccgtGGTTTCGAAAAAATATAACGCGTGACGAGCGAGAATATGTGGTCCGTTGAAGATTTAAgtgattttttttaagttttttcatttagaaatatgtaATTTTTACTTTAACCCTTGGAATTTGGGGTGTTTGacatttgataataaagaatgcttGTGAGTACAACGATTTAAGCGGAACGTACAACTACTTGAAGTATGAAAGTgagttactattcatgaatagtaacccAAATTTGctcaattatatatatgtatataataatatatatataatagtctaagtctagtttgctttttttttaaaaaaaattgtatccgtaccaatatcaaaataataatttaaatgctaCAAAACTAATATGTACAGTATTTTATACGGAGTACTAATTTGCCTTTACACAATTACACGAGGTGCGAAATAAACACTTTGTACCCTGTCAAACAAAAGACACGTGTCTTATTTCCCAGGATCATGAAAAAATTCACCTAGAACCTTCTCGTTTCTTTGCACCTGTTCTTTCAAGAAGCTTCTTTTCATCCTTATATATTCAATCCCCATTTCAATTCATCATCGTACTGCAACTCGACAAAAGATCGCAATTCGCATTCATATTCACATTATTATTCAAATCGCGCATTCGTGGAAAAAAAAATGGACGTCAGTTTGATGGGATTCGACACTCCATTCCTCCTTCACAACCTTCACCACATTCTCGAGGCAGCCGACGACAGCAACAAATCGAACAACGCCAACAACAACGCGGGACCTACTCGAGCATACGTACGTGACGCAAGAGCAATGGCTGCAACACCAGCAGACGTGAAAGAGTACCCAAATTCATACGTTTTCATTATTGACATGCCCGGATTGAAATCAGGGGATATTAAGGTTCAAGTGGAAGACGACAACGTTTTGATGATAAGtggtgaaagaaaaagagaaaatgaagaaaataataataatggcgtAAAGTACGTGAGGATGGAGAGAAGGATCGGGAAGTTTATGAGGAAGTTTTCGTTGCCGGAAAATGCGAATACGGACAAAATATCTGCAATTTGTCAAGACGGGGTGTTAACCGTTACCGTTGAAAAACTGCCTCCGCCTGAGCCTAAAAAGCCCAAGATGATTCAGGTTCAGGTTGCTTGAATAATCGAACCCTAATTTGCAATGCATTTGTGGTGATATCTGTTTGAAATAAATATTTTGATTTTGTGAATTAGGATGATGTTATGAGTGATGTGGTCTGCAAAACTATTAATGTCTTTAAATTGTTCTGTTTTACCCTGTGTATGTAATGGAATATCTTTAATGAATCCGCTTTAATTTGAGTGTGTGTTGATTTCTTTTTTCAATTCAGTGTCTGTTTATTTACTATAATAACGCGATTAAAATAAACTAGCTATGCTTGGAAACACGTTATCAcctaatcattcaaaatttaaattaCCATTACCAACTATCAGACAAAATTTTATAAATAGtactatttatttttttaattttcaaacttaacacatttacttttattaaaatacaaatcgaaccctcacTTTATACTATTTGTTTTTTCAATTTTTACAAATTTAACCCTTTTACTTtttttaaaatacaaatcgaaccttaCAAACTTAATccctttatttttattaaaatataaatcgaacccTACAAACTTAACCCCTTTATTCACTTTTTCAATTTTTACAAATTTAAcactacttttattaaaatacaaattgacCCCCACTTTATACTATTCGTTGTTAAcccttttacttttattaaaatacaaatcgaaccccacaAACTTAAcctttttacttttattaaaatacaaatcgaatccACAAACTTAACctctttacttttattaaaatacaaattgaactctcactttatacatatattctaaattattattaatctcatcactaacaccaaaaatactaAATAATAACACCTAtcacgctttaccgacttgtatactgcgctcaaacagtaggactcACATTGGCCACTACTgtgctaattttttttttcctcCAACGATAAAAACCGCAACTTTCGTAAAAAGAACAactcttcaatgctaccaaaagatgtccaaaaacattcttttttataaaatagatcaactaacttttttaaaaaaaataaaatccgaacgctaaaagaagcaactttcataaaaggaacaacccttcaatgttagatgtcgaaaaaaattcttttttacaaaatagatcaagactttttttttaactcgcattcaaaacggagccccggcgcaaagcgagggctccacaactagttatataCAATAGAACTATTGAGAAACAGATCAAACACTGACAAAAAAAATAGGTCCAAAAGAAAAAATACGTAAAGTGTTGTAGAGATCTAAAGTAGAAAAAAGGTATGAATTTCTACAGTCTTAGAGGGAGCGGTACAACTCTATAGATTTTTTGAATCTATACTTAATGAACGAAACATGTCGTTTATTAAGTACAGTATGTTGTAAGCATGTCGTAAATAAAACATATTATTTATTACGTATAAAATCATATTTAATTCGTTTATATTTTATTTACTACTTTTAAAGTAGCAAATAAAACATAAGCTAATTTAATCTTAGATTTCTTAGAGAAATAATAAGGCGTTATAGATCTAAAGTAGCAAACAGTGTTTTTCTATAATTTTAGAGGGAGTGTTACTGTTGTCAATATTGTTAGGCCTCAACAGCTTCTCAACAGTTTACAATATTGTTGGGCCTCAACAGCTTACGGTTGTTCAAGTCGAAGTTCATATTTATGGAGTATGCAGTTATAGTTATGTT
This genomic window from Rutidosis leptorrhynchoides isolate AG116_Rl617_1_P2 chromosome 2, CSIRO_AGI_Rlap_v1, whole genome shotgun sequence contains:
- the LOC139890716 gene encoding 17.9 kDa class II heat shock protein-like; protein product: MDVSLMGFDTPFLLHNLHHILEAADDSNKSNNANNNAGPTRAYVRDARAMAATPADVKEYPNSYVFIIDMPGLKSGDIKVQVEDDNVLMISGERKRENEENNNNGVKYVRMERRIGKFMRKFSLPENANTDKISAICQDGVLTVTVEKLPPPEPKKPKMIQVQVA